The following are encoded in a window of Colletotrichum lupini chromosome 3, complete sequence genomic DNA:
- a CDS encoding dihydrouridine synthase, which translates to MSLRTLLKTMGSEIKKVPIPRRGVDYRGKLVLAPMVRSGELPSRLLALHYGADLVWGPETVDKAMIGTTRTVNPVTNTIDFTKIPSFGHKNPPKHMPEAMIFSTHPEKEAGKLIFQIGTADPDLAVQAARLVAGDVAGIDVNAGCPKPFSISGGMGAALLKTPDKLVAILEALVANIMPEFEIGISVKIRLLDTPEQTEALVRKLCATGITGLTIHCRTTPMRPRERAIREQLRMVAEVCHEAGVACIMNGDVESRDQAVDLIKEFGVDGAMIATAAEANSSCFRTEADGGLASWEEVAATYVKYALEVDNKYGNTKYLLCQIVPGKSATYQKMNQCKSYTQICRALGLEDLIELAQQTDLNKGVDPEKGPGKGGKKPNSTAMAAGGKMVESRAAQAPRNKSQRGVGAPKETQPTQPAPATLQT; encoded by the exons ATGTCCCTTCGCACGCTGCTCAAGACAATGGGTTCAGAAATCAAGAAAGTCCCGATTCCTCGCCGGGGTGTGGACTATAGGGGCAAGCTTGTTCTTGCGCCCATGGTCCGCTCTGGCGAACTTCCCTCTCGCCTCTTGGCCTTACACTATGGCGCAGACCTAGTCTGGG GCCCTGAGACAGTCGACAAAGCCATGATCGGCACGACGCGCACAGTGAACCCAGTTACCAACACGATAGACTTCACCAAGATCCCCTCGTTCGGCCACAAGAACCCTCCAAAGCACATGCCCGAGGCGATGATCTTCAGCACACACCCGGAGAAGGAGGCTGGAAAGCTCATCTTCCAGATTGGGACGGCAGACCCAGACTTGGCAGTACAGGCGGCTAGGCTCGTGGCGGGTGATGTCGCCGGCATCGACGTGAACGCAGGTTGCCCGAAGCCGTTCAGCATTAGCGGTGGAATGGGCGCGGCTCTTCTAAAGACTCCGGACAAGCTTGTCGCAATCTTGGAGGCCCTGGTTGCGAACATTATGCCAGAATTCGAGATTGGCATCAGTGTCAAGATTCGCCTCTTGGACACACCCGAACAGACCGAAGCCCTTGTGCGCAAGCTTTGCGCCACGGGCATCACTGGCCTCACGATCCACTGCCGCACGACACCTATGCGTCCTAGAGAGCGTGCCATCCGCGAGCAGCTTCGTATGGTCGCGGAGGTATGCCACGAGGCGGGCGTTGCTTGCATCATGAACGGCGACGTCGAGAGCCGAGACCAAGCAGTCGACCTGATCAAGGAGTTTGGAGTCGATGGCGCGATGATTGCCACTGCAGCTGAGGCGAACTCGAGCTGCTTCAGGACGGAAGCAGACGGAGGCCTGGCGTCCTGGGAGGAAGTGGCGGCAACATACGTCAAGTACGCGCTCGAGGTCGACAACAAGTATGGCAACACGAAATACCTGCTCTGTCAGATTGTCCCGGGCAAGAGCGCGACATATCAAAAGATGAATCAGTGCAAGAGCTATACCCAAATTTGCCGCGCACTCGGGCTCGAGGATCTCATCGAGCTTGCTCAGCAGACTGATCTGAACAAAGGCGTCGACCCGGAAAAGGGGCCTGGCAAGGGTGGAAAGAAGCCCAATTCAACCGCCATGGCGGCCGGCGGCAAGATGGTCGAGAGCCGGGCTGCGCAGGCCCCTCGAAACAAGTCTCAAAGGGGTGTCGGCGCGCCCAAGGAAACACAGCCAACGCAGCCGGCTCCTGCTACCTTACAAACTTGA
- a CDS encoding peptidase family M3: MIKSSTRGLWVCTQCVRQASRGQQRRWIAAVSGAAHSSITADHSLPGRNTDDAILRELFDSPDRVSKAFKAAGPSVGLFKNRYLTSPNGFYVFARKSLDKAQKIVHRVLHASSVSEYQAVVKDLDRLSDLLCRVLDLSDFVRMTHPDPRFQQAAAGAWSLVYQYMNQLNTMTGLSDQLVKAMEQPEVVAAWSEEERTVAEILKLDFTKSAVDLPQQERDRFVDLSQQISEVGSMFVSDMQPAKREVVLPSSSFYGLYPGIARALTMRGKLRLPTTGPEAQAALRSVKDEGTRKEVYTAMRTASKQTVGLLETMLKLRSELADLAGFSSYAHLSLKDRMMAKSPGAVMQFLHALQKYNTPIVREEMSDLLKLKQTRLDSTATQVHPWDKDFLMDGVRSEMSLPVRHPDHLPSFFSIGTVMQGMSRLFTRLYGIQFRPKESQPGETWHEDVRRLDVVTDTGDLIAVLYCDLFYREDKSPNPAHFTVRCSRAIAPYEVEEAAEDIHNATSDMPKFERPEQAANDGMESLQQDGVLMQLPTIALVCDFPKHDAKSSAPALLSYYQVETLFHEMGHAIHSILARTKLQNVSGTRCATDFAELPSTLMEHFAADPSVLGLFARHWKTDEPLPYQMVAERIRLAKRFEGIDTENQILLSLLDQSYHSPEVAGPSFNSTRVYHGLQKQFSQGGADPAGTCWQGFFGHLHGYGSTYYSYVFDRVLAERVWRVVFSAGADGKALSRENGERLKENLLKWGGSRDPWQCLADTLQDDRLAKGDDKAMALVGSWGIKDDHA, encoded by the coding sequence ATGATCAAATCTTCAACCCGCGGCCTCTGGGTCTGCACCCAATGCGTTCGGCAAGCTTCCCGAGGCCAACAGCGCCGGTGGATAGCCGCAGTGTCCGGCGCCGCTCACTCGAGCATCACGGCCGACCACTCACTTCCGGGAAGGAATACCGACGATGCGATCCTGCGCGAACTCTTCGACTCCCCCGACCGAGTGTCCAAGGCCTTCAAGGCGGCCGGCCCCAGTGTTGGTCTCTTCAAGAATCGATATCTCACTAGCCCGAATGGCTTCTACGTATTTGCCCGCAAGAGCTTGGACAAGGCGCAGAAGATTGTCCACCGAGTCCTCCATGCGTCGAGTGTGTCCGAATACCAGGCCGTCGTCAAGGACCTTGACCGTCTTAGCGACCTTCTCTGCCGAGTACTCGATCTATCCGACTTTGTCAGAATGACACACCCAGACCCCAGATTCCAGCAAGCAGCAGCCGGAGCCTGGTCGCTGGTCTATCAGTATATGAACCAGCTGAACACCATGACCGGACTGAGTGACCAATTGGTCAAGGCTATGGAGCAGCCCGAAGTGGTCGCGGCATGGTCAGAGGAGGAGAGGACGGTCGCAGAGATTCTCAAGCTGGATTTCACCAAGTCGGCTGTCGACTTGCCGCAGCAGGAGCGGGATCGCTTCGTGGACCTCTCGCAGCAGATAAGTGAGGTTGGATCCATGTTCGTCTCAGACATGCAGCCTGCGAAGCGGGAGGTTGTGCTTCCCTCATCGAGCTTCTACGGCTTATACCCCGGGATCGCTCGAGCGCTCACAATGAGGGGCAAGTTGCGCCTCCCCACCACCGGCCCTGAAGCTCAGGCCGCGCTCCGCAGCGTCAAGGACGAGGGGACGCGGAAGGAGGTGTACACCGCCATGCGTACCGCTTCGAAGCAGACAGTCGGTCTGCTCGAGACGATGCTCAAGCTTCGTTCTGAGCTGGCGGACCTGGCGGGGTTCTCGAGCTACGCCCACCTTTCCCTGAAAGACAGAATGATGGCAAAGTCTCCCGGCGCTGTGATGCAGTTTCTTCACGCGCTGCAAAAGTACAATACCCCTATTGTTCGCGAGGAAATGTCGGACCTCCTGAAGTTGAAGCAGACCCGACTAGACAGCACTGCTACTCAAGTCCATCCGTGGGACAAGGATTTCCTAATGGACGGCGTGCGGTCCGAGATGAGTCTGCCAGTCCGTCATCCCGATCACCTCCCGTCCTTTTTCTCCATCGGCACCGTCATGCAGGGCATGTCGAGACTGTTCACTCGTCTCTACGGTATTCAGTTCAGACCAAAGGAGTCGCAGCCCGGTGAGACTTGGCACGAGGATGTGCGACGCCTGGATGTTGTGACGGACACGGGCGATCTCATTGCTGTCCTGTACTGCGACCTGTTCTACAGAGAGGACAAGTCGCCCAACCCTGCTCATTTCACAGTGCGCTGTTCCCGAGCCATCGCCCCCTACGAAGTCGAAGAGGCTGCGGAAGACATCCACAACGCCACCTCCGATATGCCCAAGTTTGAGAGACCTGAGCAAGCCGCAAACGACGGCATGGAGAGCTTGCAGCAGGATGGCGTCCTGATGCAGCTGCCCACCATTGCCTTGGTCTGCGATTTCCCCAAGCACGATGCGAAGAGCTCCGCCCCGGCGCTCCTGTCGTACTACCAGGTCGAGACCTTGTTCCACGAAATGGGCCACGCCATCCACTCCATCCTCGCTCGCACCAAGCTTCAGAACGTGTCCGGCACGAGATGTGCCACCGACTTTGCCGAGCTCCCATCCACGCTGATGGAGCACTTCGCCGCAGACCCATCCGTGCTAGGACTCTTCGCCCGTCACTGGAAGACGGACGAGCCCCTGCCGTACCAGATGGTCGCCGAGCGGATCCGCCTGGCGAAGCGCTTCGAGGGCATCGACACGGAGAATCAGATCCTCCTCTCCCTGCTCGATCAGTCGTACCACAGCCCCGAGGTCGCCGGTCCGTCCTTTAACTCCACGCGCGTCTACCACGGCCTGCAGAAGCAGTTCTCCCAGGGCGGCGCCGACCCCGCCGGCACGTGCTGGCAGGGCTTCTTCGGCCACCTGCACGGCTACGGCAGCACCTACTACAGCTACGTCTTTGACCGCGTCCTCGCCGAGCGGGTCTGGCGCGTCGTCTTCTCCGCCGGCGCCGACGGCAAGGCGCTCAGCCGGGAGAACGGCGAGCGGCTCAAGGAGAACCTCTTAAAGTGGGGAGGCAGCCGGGACCCGTGGCAGTGTCTGGCGGATACCTTGCAGGACGACCGTCTTGCCAAGGGCGATGACAAGGCCATGGCTTTGGTGGGTAGCTGGGGCATCAAGGATGACCATGCGTGA
- a CDS encoding inorganic pyrophosphatase: MPLLRGIKLQLPSLRKTTVSSVSSFTPVSALPLPSTACTGTGRRALSFRVPSARPSPVSTLTRRPPIQAPSRANHSATLAAHTKLTSGSPTPPPPSLLASSANGTPPRPSQTAGAPGIKSKIPSQRTAQIARHFSTISKDSDPSFHHQSPAMASPYSLRKVGAPNTLEHRVYIEKDGVPVSPFHDIPLYANQEQTILNMVVEIPRWTNAKLEISKEELLNPIKQDIKKGKLRYVRNCFPHKGYLWNYGAFPQTWEDPNAIHPETKAKGDNDPLDVCEIGELVGYTGQVKQVKVLGVMALLDEEETDWKVIVIDVNDPLAPKLNDVEDVERHLPGLLRATNEWFRIYKIPDGKPENQFAFTGECKNKSYAMDVVRECAEAWERLITGKTQAGSVSTGNTTVQQSPALISAGQLPPLPAHEELPAAKIDASIDKWFFISGASA; the protein is encoded by the exons ATGCCGCTGCTACGAGGCATTAAGCTGCAGCTCCCGTCCCTTCGCAAGACAACTGTCAGCTCTGTCAGCTCATTCACCCCCGTATCCGCACTGCCTCTGCCTTCCACCGCCTGTACTGGTACTGGCCGCCGCGCACTCAGTTTTCGCGTGCCTTCCGCCCGACCCAGCCCCGTTTCCACACTCACTCGTCGACCCCCGATACAGGCCCCGTCCCGGGCCAATCACTCTGCAACCCTGGCGGCACACACCAAGCTAACGTCCGGGTCTCctacccctccccctccatcCCTCCTTGCATCATCCGCCAACGGCACCCCTCCTCGCCCGTCACAAACTGCTGGTGCCCCCGGTATTAAATCCAAAATTCCCTCCCAACGCACCGCGCAGATTGCCCGTCACTTCTCTACCATCTCAAAGGACTCTGACCCAAGTTTCCATCACCAATCGCCCGCAATGGCTTCCCCTTACTCCCTCCGCAAGGTTGGTGCTCCCAACACCCTCGAGCACCGTGTCTACATCGAGAAGGATGGCGTCCCCGTCTCCCCCTTCCACGACATTCCTCTGTACGCCAACCAGGAGCAGACCATCCTGAACATGGTTGTTGAGATCCCCCGCTGGACCAACGCCAAGCTCGAG ATCTCCAAGGAGGAGCTCCTCAACCCCATCAAGCAGGACATCAAGAAGGGCAAGCTTCGCTACGTCCGCAACTGCTTCCCCCACAAGGGCTACCTCTGGAACTACGGTGCCTTCCCCCAG ACCTGGGAGGACCCCAACGCCATCCACCCCGAGACCAAGGCCAAGGGTGACAACGACCCGCTCGATGTCTGCGAGATCGGTGAGCTTGTCGGCTACACCGGCCAGGTCAAGCAGGTCAAGGTCCTCGGTGTCATGGCCCTGCTCGACGAGGAGGAGACCGACTGGAAGGTCATCGTTATCGACGTGAACGACCCGCTCGCCCCCAAGCTCAACGACGTCGAGGACGTCGAGCGCCACCTGCCCGGCCTTCTCCGTGCCACCAACGAGTGGTTCCGCATCTACAAGATCCCCGACGGAAAGCCCGAGAACCAGTTCGCCTTCACCGGCGAGTGCAAGAACAAGAG CTACGCCATGGACGTCGTCCGTGAGTGCGCCGAGGCTTGGGAGAGACTCATCACCGGCAAGACCCAGGCCGGCAGCGTCTCCAC CGGCAACACCACCGTCCAGCAGTCCCCCGCTCTCATCAGCGCCGGCCAGCTTCCCCCTCTGCCCGCTCACGAGGAGCTCCCCGCCGCCAAGATCGACGCCTCCATCGACAAGTGGTTCTTCATCAGCGGTGCCTCCGCATAA
- a CDS encoding FAD binding domain-containing protein, producing MAPGVLNSDGSMEDQNGQTAPTNGLAGTAAGRLHAIDPTVDTLTLLRSLPEPPIEAQVCVVGAGPAGLMLAANLGRFGIKVELIDDRADQTPVGRADGLQPKTIETFRQMRLADPLLLRGVRVYDISFWRSTADEPLHRLGREVHYPPVIDVLDPYILLVHQGMVEGLFIDDLKKRGVEVRRNTAFESYSVPENKAGPLQVNCRTNVTQDRRTILTQYLVGCDGAHSKVRKSIPDARAIGLSQPAIWGVLDGELITDFPDIWSKTLVYSQEYGSILIIPRERNMTRFYIELKANPKADKRELGQEFVMARAKKIMAPFEVDWKYIEWFGRYQIGQRVASRFTDPHLRAFLAGDASHTHSPKSAQGMNTSMHDSWNIAWKLNLSIRGLAKQCLLESYEEERRKIAVDLVNFDYEHANQIAGGDAVALSENFKTNVRFISGIGAEYSESPLNRPDSQGLIMGDARPGCLLPPAKVTRYIDSNPVDIQLDIPMLGQFRIYLLMWDIQASSPFLETFCQSIASANSFISKLSASASASYAAQPRLPSSEDIYYRPERYTAVSHLFTFALITTMPKDDVEISDLPALLQDSRWTFYLDDIPEQDTRGQLCTNKWLGSLGPGEVSIVNVRPDGYVGSVGRWDSSMDDAGEEAARWLDEYYGGFLQLPGGASPTPTATPMAV from the exons ATGGCACCTGGTGTACTTAACTCGGACGGCTCAATGGAGGACCAAAACGGACAGACTGCCCCGACGAACGGGCTGGCCGGCACCGCCGCTGGCCGTCTCCATGCTATCGATCCCACTGTAGACACACTCACCCTCCTGCGCAGCTTGCCTGAGCCTCCTATAGAGGCCCAGGTGTGCGTGGTTGGTGCTGGCCCCGCTGGTTTGATGCTGGCTGCCAATCTCGGGCGCTTTGGAATTAAGGTCGAGCTTATTGACGACAGAGCTGACCAGACGCCTGTTGGAAG AGCAGACGGACTGCAGCCCAAGACGATCGAGACTTTCCGTCAAATGCGCCTCGCCGACCCTCTGCTCCTCCGCGGTGTTCGTGTCTACGATATTTCCTTCTGGCGAAGCACTGCCGACGAGCCGCTGCACAGACTGGGCCGCGAGGTACACTACCCTCCCGTCATCGACGTCCTCGATCCCTACATTTTGCTCGTTCACCAGGGTATGGTTGAAGGCCTCTTCATCGACGACTTGAAGAAGCGCGGGGTCGAGGTACGGAGGAATACCGCATTCGAGTCCTACAGCGTTCCGGAAAACAAGGCGGGGCCCCTACAGGTTAACTGTCGCACAAACGTAACCCAAGACCGGCGGACAATCCTGACACAGTACTTGGTTGGAT GTGACGGTGCCCACTCCAAAGTACGAAAGAGCATTCCTGATGCACGGGCTATTGGCCTTTCGCAACCAGCAATCTGGGGTGTTCTCGATGGCGAACTCATCACCGATTTCCCAGACATTTGGTCTAAGACGCTAGTATACTCTCAGGAATACGGCTCTATTCTAATTATCCCGAGAGAGAGGAATATGACCCGTTTCTACATTGAGCTGAAGGCGAACCCCAAGGCCGACAAGCGAGAGCTTGGCCAGGAATTCGTCATGGCTCGAGCGAAGAAGATCATGGCGCCTTTCGAGGTCGACTGGAAGTATATTGAGTGGTTCGGACGTTACCAGATTGGTCAGAGAGTGGCCAGTCGGTTCACCGACCCCCATCTGAGGGCGTTCCTCGCTGGTGATGCCAGTCACACGCACTCCCCTAAGTCTGCTCAGGGCATGAACACCTCTATGCATGACTCGTGGAACATTGCGTGGAAGCTCAACCTGAGCATTCGAGGACTCGCGAAGCAATGCCTGCTCGAGAGTTACGAAGAAGAGCGGAGAAAGATCGCTGTTGACCTGGTCAACTTCGACTACGAGCACGCCAATCAGATTGCGGGAGGTGACGCGGTAGCACTGTCAGAAAACTTCAAGACGAATGTCCGTTTCATTTCTGGCATCGGCGCTGAGTACTCTGAGAGCCCCCTGAACAGGCCCGACTCTCAAGGCCTCATTATGGGAGATGCCAGACCTGGCTGCTTGCTTCCCCCGGCCAAGGTCACTAGATACATCGACTCAAATCCTGTGGATATTCAGCTCGACATCCCGATGCTCGGACAGTTCCGCATTTACCTTTTGATGTGGGATATCCAGGCGTCGAGCCCTTTCCTGGAGACTTTCTGCCAATCCATCGCCTCGGCAAACTCTTTCATCAGCAAGCTCTCAGCCTCGGCTAGTGCTTCTTACGCTGCGCAGCCCAGACTGCCATCGTCTGAAGACATCTACTACCGGCCCGAGAGATACACGGCCGTCAGCCATCTCTTCACATTTGCCTTGATTA CTACAATGCCCAAAGATGATGTGGAGATCTCGGACCTGCCTGCCCTGCTGCAGGACAGCCGCTGGACCTTCTACCTGGACGACATTCCAGAACAGGACACGCGTGGCCAGCTTTGCACGAACAAGTGGCTTGGTAGCCTCGGTCCCGGTGAGGTTTCCATTGTCAACGTACGACCTGACGGCTATGTGGGTTCCGTTGGCCGATGGGATTCCAGCATGGACGACGCCGGCGAGGAGGCTGCCCGCTGGCTAGACGAATACTACGGCGGCTTCCTCCAATTGCCTGGCGGCGCATCGCCTACCCCTACCGCAACCCCCATGGCAGTTTAG
- a CDS encoding 39S ribosomal protein L53/MRP-L53 gives MITKFMTEITTKFNPFSPAAKSARLFMSNIPPTARSTGTTIKTILLPRTSTEPASLYVKFKDGKEITIDCEKMGVKNMIEEVDRHSRGLQKAADLTD, from the exons ATGATTACCAAATTCATGACCGAGATCACGACAAAGTTCAACCCCTTCTCGCCCGCAGCCAAGTCCGCGCGCCTCTTCATGTCCAACATCCCGCCCACGGCGCGCTCTACGGGCACGACGATCAAGACTATCCTCCTGCCCCGGACGTCGACGGAGCCCGCTTCGCTTTATGTCAAGTTCA AGGACGGCAAGGAGATTACGATTGACTGCGAAAAGATGGGCGTCAAGAACATGATTGAGGAGGTGGACAGACACTCTCGCGGCCTGCAAAAGGCTGCCGACTTGACCGACTAG